One genomic region from Pyrobaculum islandicum DSM 4184 encodes:
- a CDS encoding alpha/beta fold hydrolase has product MREEYVEVGGRRVRYIAGGVGKPLVLLHGWSFNADTWVESGIFPALAKHYTLYAIDMPYGAKTKSERFSAPRREYAEFLRGILDALGLVDPPLVGPSASGEVVLWYVARRLPTKAAIVVGPVGLAEELLTAVAEIDVPILAIWGERDEISPPSNAKLLRGKRVKIAILKEAGHAAYLDKPGEFIDVVLSFLKEFY; this is encoded by the coding sequence ATGAGAGAGGAATACGTAGAGGTCGGGGGTAGGAGAGTGAGATATATCGCTGGGGGAGTTGGCAAGCCGTTGGTCTTGCTACATGGCTGGTCTTTTAATGCAGATACTTGGGTTGAAAGCGGGATTTTTCCCGCTCTGGCTAAACACTACACTCTATATGCAATAGATATGCCATATGGCGCAAAGACAAAAAGCGAGAGATTTAGCGCCCCCCGCCGGGAATATGCCGAATTTCTCCGAGGAATTTTAGACGCGCTGGGTCTTGTAGACCCGCCGCTCGTAGGGCCGAGCGCCTCTGGTGAAGTTGTTTTATGGTATGTAGCGCGGCGGCTTCCGACAAAGGCTGCAATTGTAGTAGGCCCAGTGGGTCTCGCAGAGGAGTTGCTCACGGCAGTTGCAGAAATAGATGTGCCTATTCTAGCCATATGGGGTGAGAGAGACGAAATCTCGCCCCCCTCTAATGCCAAATTGTTAAGGGGTAAGAGGGTAAAGATAGCGATTTTAAAAGAGGCTGGACACGCCGCATATTTAGACAAGCCCGGCGAGTTTATAGACGTCGTCTTAAGCTTTTTGAAAGAGTTTTACTAA
- the uppS gene encoding polyprenyl diphosphate synthase gives MWESGSVKIPSHIAVIPDGNRRFAKKAGLDFYHAYKRGVEKVRSFLLWALEFREIRNVTFYALSTENLQRSRLELEILFRIFEEEFRKSLEDPLIHENKVRIRFIGDRSLLPGRVVKLMEELESVTRSYSSYNLTFALGYGGRAEIVRCIKRLLNGEVKIADINEETLFQCLDTRDLPNPEPDVVVRTGGEKRLSNFLLYQSAYSELIFLDKLWPEIEREDLVYIVEEYSRRQRRFGK, from the coding sequence ATGTGGGAGAGCGGGTCTGTTAAAATACCCAGTCATATCGCTGTAATTCCAGACGGCAATAGGAGATTTGCAAAAAAAGCAGGGCTCGATTTTTACCACGCCTACAAACGCGGCGTGGAAAAAGTGCGTAGTTTTCTTCTCTGGGCGCTTGAGTTTAGAGAAATTAGAAACGTTACCTTCTATGCGCTTTCTACAGAGAATCTCCAGAGGAGTAGGCTAGAGTTGGAGATTTTATTTAGGATATTTGAGGAGGAGTTTAGAAAATCTCTCGAAGACCCCTTGATCCACGAAAATAAGGTGAGAATTAGGTTTATTGGCGACAGATCGTTACTACCTGGGAGGGTAGTGAAGCTAATGGAGGAGTTGGAATCTGTCACAAGAAGTTATTCGTCGTATAACTTAACCTTCGCCTTAGGCTACGGCGGTAGGGCAGAAATTGTACGTTGTATAAAACGGCTTTTAAACGGCGAGGTTAAAATCGCTGATATAAACGAAGAGACGCTATTTCAGTGTCTAGACACTAGAGATTTACCAAACCCCGAGCCTGACGTAGTTGTAAGAACAGGCGGCGAGAAGAGGTTAAGCAACTTCCTACTTTATCAATCTGCCTACTCCGAGCTTATCTTCCTCGACAAGCTATGGCCTGAGATAGAGAGAGAGGATCTTGTCTACATAGTTGAGGAATACTCCAGAAGACAAAGGAGGTTTGGTAAATAA
- the metG gene encoding methionine--tRNA ligase subunit beta — protein MSLVSIDEFRRIDLRVGKVLEAARVEGSRKLIKLVVDLGAEKRQIVAGLAEYYKPEDLVGKYVVVVANLEPKRLMGVESQGMLLATCDKPVLLTIEKGGDEHVGERVC, from the coding sequence ATGTCGTTAGTTTCAATTGACGAATTTAGACGTATTGACCTTCGCGTGGGTAAGGTCTTAGAGGCGGCGAGAGTCGAGGGTTCTAGAAAGCTTATAAAACTAGTGGTCGACCTAGGTGCCGAAAAGAGACAGATCGTCGCCGGCTTGGCTGAGTATTACAAGCCTGAGGATCTAGTGGGTAAATACGTCGTGGTTGTGGCAAATCTAGAGCCCAAGAGATTAATGGGCGTGGAGAGTCAAGGAATGCTACTTGCCACTTGTGACAAGCCTGTGCTTCTTACAATAGAGAAGGGGGGTGATGAACATGTGGGAGAGCGGGTCTGTTAA
- a CDS encoding SCP2 sterol-binding domain-containing protein, whose protein sequence is MAKFPSKEWAEEFCRALNESAEYRSAATRWEGDIIFLVTNTPSQLGVGEKSAMKLYLKHGYCHGVEVYTGESISQADAPYILEADYKTWLDVISGKLQPIPAMVLGKIKVKKGSFATLAQYASAALAMIKVAQKVGIE, encoded by the coding sequence ATGGCGAAGTTTCCAAGCAAAGAATGGGCTGAAGAATTCTGTAGGGCTTTAAACGAATCTGCCGAGTATAGAAGCGCTGCCACTAGATGGGAGGGCGATATAATCTTCTTAGTGACAAACACACCTTCTCAACTTGGCGTTGGCGAGAAATCGGCTATGAAACTATATCTTAAACATGGCTACTGCCACGGAGTAGAGGTATACACAGGCGAGTCTATATCACAAGCCGACGCGCCATATATCCTTGAAGCTGATTACAAGACGTGGCTTGATGTAATATCTGGGAAATTACAGCCAATACCAGCCATGGTTTTAGGCAAAATCAAAGTCAAAAAAGGCAGTTTTGCAACGCTAGCTCAATACGCCTCAGCAGCACTGGCTATGATAAAAGTAGCACAAAAGGTTGGTATAGAATGA
- a CDS encoding alcohol dehydrogenase catalytic domain-containing protein, producing MKIPIRIRAALYRSSTRNLELSEIPTPMPGEGEVLIKVAATGVCHSDLHILDGEMIPPPDGFILGHEVSGWVVEFGPRCENPHGLSSGDPVVVSWIIPCGKCYWCVHGQENYCPYAATRMPGILGLNGGHAEYMVVPETAVFPIPKGLDVYTAAVISCAYGTAYRALKEAEVRPGISLVVIGVGGVGLAAVELANALGAYPIIAIDIREMALKKAKELGATHVVNAVTEDPTSSIRDILPQGADVVYETKPTPDLKLAIEVVKRGGTILVTGLGSSKIEIPANHLVMNGIKIVGSLGYRPRVDIPELLALAASGKIQPGRLISHRYTPDEINQAYQNLREGKHHRALVIWG from the coding sequence ATGAAAATACCTATAAGAATAAGGGCAGCTCTCTACAGATCGTCAACCCGCAATCTAGAATTGTCAGAAATTCCAACGCCGATGCCAGGCGAAGGCGAGGTGCTTATAAAAGTCGCAGCAACCGGCGTATGTCACTCAGACTTACATATATTAGACGGCGAAATGATACCGCCGCCCGATGGTTTTATATTAGGACATGAGGTGTCGGGCTGGGTTGTAGAATTCGGCCCTAGATGCGAAAACCCGCACGGTCTATCTTCAGGAGATCCTGTTGTAGTATCATGGATAATCCCATGTGGAAAATGCTATTGGTGTGTCCACGGCCAAGAAAATTACTGCCCATATGCTGCAACAAGAATGCCTGGAATTCTCGGACTCAATGGAGGACATGCCGAGTATATGGTAGTGCCTGAGACCGCAGTTTTTCCAATACCAAAGGGTCTGGACGTATACACTGCCGCGGTAATTTCATGTGCCTATGGAACAGCCTACAGAGCGCTAAAAGAGGCTGAGGTAAGGCCAGGTATTTCGCTTGTGGTAATTGGCGTAGGAGGAGTTGGGCTGGCGGCGGTAGAACTTGCCAATGCTCTCGGCGCTTATCCTATAATAGCAATCGATATAAGAGAGATGGCGCTTAAAAAAGCAAAGGAGCTGGGCGCTACTCATGTTGTTAACGCTGTAACGGAGGATCCAACATCGAGCATAAGAGACATATTGCCACAAGGCGCAGACGTGGTATATGAAACCAAGCCAACCCCCGATCTTAAACTTGCGATAGAAGTTGTGAAAAGAGGCGGGACAATCCTAGTGACAGGGCTTGGCTCTTCTAAAATAGAAATTCCAGCAAACCACCTAGTTATGAATGGCATAAAAATTGTGGGAAGTCTCGGCTATAGACCAAGAGTTGACATACCAGAGCTCTTAGCCTTGGCGGCCTCCGGCAAAATACAGCCGGGTAGACTCATATCTCATAGATATACGCCAGACGAGATAAACCAAGCATATCAAAACCTAAGAGAGGGAAAACACCACAGAGCTTTAGTGATCTGGGGGTAA
- a CDS encoding THUMP domain-containing protein, producing the protein MSWNLVVATGWRQERLCLEELYRVGDIVGRRVEEVWFTGFDGLLTAKVEGDPVEFVKMLIDVVKSGYYIPRYILRVTPIMTVVKTDLDEIQKAVGELAERYIAPQESFKIELKKRGVKFDRMSVIEYVARAVNRRVDLTKPDKVVWIEMFPSRTGISVIREDETFSLMRSRSAT; encoded by the coding sequence ATGAGTTGGAATTTAGTTGTAGCCACCGGCTGGCGGCAGGAGAGACTATGTTTGGAGGAGTTGTATAGAGTTGGCGATATCGTTGGAAGACGAGTTGAGGAGGTTTGGTTCACTGGGTTTGACGGCTTGTTAACTGCCAAAGTAGAGGGGGACCCTGTGGAGTTTGTCAAAATGCTCATAGATGTGGTTAAAAGCGGCTATTATATACCTAGGTATATCCTTAGAGTGACGCCTATTATGACTGTTGTAAAGACCGATTTAGACGAAATACAGAAGGCCGTGGGCGAGCTGGCCGAACGCTATATTGCGCCACAGGAGAGTTTCAAAATTGAGCTTAAGAAGAGGGGCGTGAAGTTCGACCGCATGTCGGTTATTGAATATGTCGCCAGAGCGGTCAACCGGAGGGTAGATTTGACAAAACCTGACAAAGTCGTGTGGATTGAGATGTTCCCTAGCAGAACCGGCATCTCTGTAATTAGAGAGGATGAGACCTTCTCACTTATGAGATCTAGATCTGCCACATGA
- a CDS encoding DedA family protein: MDYVGLLGVFLAVFISHFIPFIPLPGYLATVTYVATHSDAVSVTAAVLTTALGATLGKVLVFFYGYGIGRVVMGEEFQYAKKFFDKISKWGIDVAVFIFATSPLADDVLYIPLGAAGYSIRRFFLAVFAGKLLLASAIALFTDAALMAVDRYLGDVRLSMAIVAVATLVVTILVLRIKWSRVLVAYESGGLKSAIREALRSIVRQK; the protein is encoded by the coding sequence GTGGATTACGTCGGACTACTCGGCGTCTTCCTAGCGGTTTTTATATCGCATTTCATACCATTTATCCCACTCCCCGGCTACTTGGCCACAGTGACCTATGTTGCTACACACAGTGACGCCGTCAGTGTGACAGCCGCCGTTTTAACGACGGCGCTTGGCGCAACTCTTGGAAAGGTGTTGGTGTTTTTCTACGGCTATGGAATTGGGAGAGTAGTCATGGGCGAGGAGTTTCAATACGCAAAGAAGTTTTTTGATAAAATATCGAAATGGGGCATAGACGTGGCGGTCTTTATATTTGCGACATCTCCGTTGGCAGACGACGTTTTATATATCCCTCTGGGAGCCGCCGGCTATAGCATAAGGCGGTTTTTCCTCGCTGTATTTGCTGGAAAGCTTCTTCTCGCCTCAGCCATAGCGTTATTTACAGACGCGGCGTTAATGGCCGTTGATAGATACCTAGGCGACGTTAGGCTGTCTATGGCGATTGTAGCTGTGGCCACTCTAGTGGTGACGATATTAGTACTTAGGATAAAGTGGTCAAGAGTTCTCGTGGCGTATGAAAGCGGGGGGCTAAAGAGCGCTATACGTGAAGCTCTTAGATCAATAGTAAGGCAGAAGTAA
- a CDS encoding tRNA (N(6)-L-threonylcarbamoyladenosine(37)-C(2))-methylthiotransferase: MGRIYVETYGCWLAKADAEILRQRLGYEQVSNVDEADVILVYTCAVREDGEVRQLARIRELVKLGKELIVAGCLARLRPYTIKSLAPHAKLIYPSEIEGGKERSMKTLPKYERGLIYTVPLQVGCLGNCTFCATKYTRGGAGYVKSADPDDVVRHIKEAVAKGAREIYLTGQDVITYGFDAGWRGGWTLPDLLDRILKEVEGEYRVRIGMSEPWIFEKFVDQLLDIIKRDHRVYRYFHLPVQSGSDKVLVAMGRKYTVEEYRGLIRRIRRELGDNVFIATDIIVGFPGETEEDFQETVKLVEELQFDKIHVARFSPRPFTEAAVMPRQVPDAEKKRRSKILSEVAMRIAHLRNGAQVGKRDVVLIDEVDHGLVVGRASDYRQVVVKRGAGDGLLGEFVNVRIAAASPVYLYGEIL, encoded by the coding sequence GTGGGCCGTATCTATGTAGAGACATATGGCTGTTGGCTAGCTAAAGCAGATGCCGAAATTTTACGACAGAGACTAGGCTACGAACAAGTTTCTAATGTAGATGAGGCAGACGTAATTTTAGTATATACATGTGCTGTTAGAGAAGATGGAGAAGTGCGACAGTTGGCTAGAATTAGAGAACTTGTAAAACTGGGGAAAGAGCTTATAGTGGCTGGGTGTCTCGCAAGACTTAGGCCATATACAATAAAATCTCTAGCCCCACATGCCAAGTTGATCTACCCCTCGGAGATAGAGGGCGGGAAAGAGCGCAGCATGAAGACATTGCCTAAATACGAGAGGGGGCTTATATATACAGTGCCACTACAAGTGGGTTGTCTTGGCAATTGTACCTTTTGTGCAACTAAATACACTAGGGGAGGCGCGGGGTATGTAAAAAGCGCAGATCCAGACGATGTAGTACGCCATATAAAAGAGGCTGTAGCTAAAGGCGCGCGCGAGATTTATCTAACGGGACAAGACGTTATTACCTACGGTTTTGATGCCGGTTGGAGAGGCGGCTGGACGCTTCCAGACCTACTCGATAGAATCCTAAAGGAGGTCGAAGGTGAGTATAGAGTGAGAATTGGAATGTCTGAGCCTTGGATATTTGAAAAATTTGTAGACCAGCTATTAGACATTATAAAGAGAGACCACAGAGTCTATAGATATTTCCACCTCCCTGTCCAATCTGGAAGCGACAAAGTGCTTGTCGCGATGGGTAGGAAGTACACTGTAGAGGAATATAGAGGTCTCATACGTAGGATAAGACGGGAGCTCGGCGACAACGTCTTTATAGCCACTGACATAATTGTGGGATTTCCCGGCGAAACAGAAGAAGACTTTCAGGAAACTGTCAAGCTTGTGGAGGAGCTACAGTTTGACAAAATCCACGTGGCGAGATTTAGCCCCAGGCCTTTTACAGAAGCCGCAGTAATGCCTAGACAAGTGCCAGACGCCGAGAAGAAGAGGCGGAGTAAAATCTTGTCGGAAGTAGCCATGAGGATTGCCCATTTGAGAAACGGCGCTCAAGTGGGAAAGAGAGATGTTGTGTTAATAGATGAGGTAGACCACGGCCTTGTGGTGGGGAGGGCGAGCGACTATAGACAAGTGGTGGTTAAGAGAGGAGCCGGCGACGGACTATTGGGAGAGTTTGTAAACGTTAGGATAGCCGCAGCAAGTCCAGTGTACCTTTACGGCGAAATCCTCTAG
- a CDS encoding HAD family hydrolase — protein MAKIITIDVWGTLVPVEPAIKAVVDVLHKSLGGRIPYQTVQALINEERRKMKLARREKHEVVPPIYTLLDIQRQLRNRGINTFFDVYQTQDAIDDAISRLEITPYEDAVEAIKHAKAEGYRIGIISNVLLWRSRATRKLLETLGISQLVDLQLYADDIGYVKPAVQIFEAAKTLLLGDVEPDVYLHIGDDFYEDFLGALMAGYGAVLIDRREQHTKRELTEAVPCRAYIVRSLKALPLVLHEAESCIKPS, from the coding sequence GTGGCTAAGATAATTACAATAGATGTGTGGGGCACCTTAGTGCCTGTGGAGCCGGCTATAAAAGCTGTCGTCGATGTATTACACAAGAGTCTTGGGGGGAGGATCCCCTACCAGACTGTTCAAGCTCTTATAAATGAGGAGAGGAGAAAGATGAAGCTTGCAAGACGGGAGAAACACGAAGTTGTGCCACCCATATACACATTACTTGACATACAGAGACAACTACGTAATAGGGGTATAAATACATTTTTTGACGTATATCAAACACAAGATGCTATAGACGACGCTATTTCTCGTCTTGAAATTACGCCTTATGAAGACGCTGTTGAGGCGATAAAACACGCCAAAGCCGAAGGCTATAGAATTGGAATAATTTCAAATGTCCTACTCTGGAGATCTCGCGCAACTAGAAAGTTATTGGAAACCCTCGGCATTTCACAACTAGTAGATTTACAGCTATATGCCGACGACATTGGTTATGTAAAACCTGCTGTACAAATTTTTGAAGCTGCCAAAACGCTTTTATTAGGCGATGTAGAACCCGATGTATATCTACACATAGGTGACGACTTCTATGAGGATTTCCTCGGCGCGTTAATGGCTGGCTACGGCGCTGTGTTGATAGATAGAAGAGAGCAACACACAAAGAGAGAATTGACAGAGGCAGTGCCCTGTAGGGCATATATCGTAAGGAGTTTAAAGGCTCTACCGTTAGTGCTACATGAAGCAGAAAGCTGTATTAAGCCAAGTTAG
- a CDS encoding cobyric acid synthase CobQ, which produces MKRLVFSSGTKGGTGKTTLALNTAVLLAYAWRNVSYYPVVFIDLTPNIGTAALILIGESLATWGRPSLSDYVIGKLADPIRAFYLRRWNTEKGAFQLVFTFLGRDGFLTKRQLEHVLQIVESRLKPGVLIIDMPPSPFGSLAAGLVDYVVPVVTPDISAIETTKSYVELLGGRRLRPVLNMYIPEYSISAVHSMPWERVVEKTFGEPPHIVPFDKLLQAARQALEIEVLKLKPTESPAVKSIIEYVKYLMSNLA; this is translated from the coding sequence ATGAAGAGGCTTGTCTTCTCCTCTGGAACTAAGGGAGGCACTGGCAAGACTACGTTAGCGTTAAACACAGCGGTTTTATTAGCTTATGCCTGGAGAAATGTGTCCTACTACCCCGTAGTTTTTATAGATCTCACGCCTAATATAGGTACGGCGGCGCTTATACTCATAGGGGAGTCTCTTGCAACTTGGGGAAGGCCCTCTCTATCTGACTACGTCATAGGTAAACTTGCCGACCCAATTAGGGCGTTTTACCTAAGGAGGTGGAATACAGAAAAGGGCGCTTTTCAACTCGTCTTTACATTTCTAGGTAGAGACGGCTTTCTCACCAAGCGGCAATTAGAACATGTCTTACAGATAGTTGAATCTAGGCTAAAGCCGGGGGTGCTTATTATCGACATGCCCCCATCTCCATTTGGGAGTTTGGCGGCGGGTCTTGTGGATTATGTAGTGCCTGTTGTAACGCCCGATATATCGGCTATTGAAACGACAAAGAGCTACGTAGAGTTGTTAGGAGGCAGAAGGCTTAGGCCAGTGCTCAATATGTATATCCCCGAGTACTCCATAAGTGCCGTCCACTCAATGCCGTGGGAACGTGTAGTAGAAAAGACGTTTGGAGAGCCTCCACACATCGTACCTTTTGATAAACTTCTACAAGCTGCGAGACAAGCGTTGGAAATAGAGGTGTTAAAACTTAAGCCTACGGAGTCGCCGGCTGTAAAATCGATTATTGAATATGTGAAATATTTGATGTCTAACTTGGCTTAA
- a CDS encoding ABC transporter substrate-binding protein, whose amino-acid sequence MDYKLAAGVAIGLIIGVIATMLFIPQPQSQQQSAPPCPTSLDLIKKRGKLIVGTSADWPPYEYVESGKIVGIDIDIARRIADSLGVQLEIRDMKFSALIEAVRKGDVDFVIADMAITPEREKQVLFSIPYQVDSSTVVVKKGTQIRSVEDLRGKTIGVQVGTVQEDWAVRTLGNYSKIVRYDRVYPYMVEALRKGDVDAIVVGGVVGDAVVKRFPEFEKAFSVGVRYSAVAMPICAYDLKLQVDKVIYDMLQSGEMERLINNWVEKWLYG is encoded by the coding sequence ATGGACTACAAACTTGCCGCGGGGGTTGCCATAGGGCTTATAATCGGAGTTATAGCGACCATGTTATTTATCCCCCAGCCACAGTCTCAACAACAGAGCGCTCCGCCTTGTCCAACTTCTCTAGATTTGATAAAGAAGAGGGGGAAACTTATAGTTGGAACCTCCGCCGACTGGCCGCCTTATGAATATGTAGAAAGTGGAAAAATCGTAGGTATTGATATAGATATCGCCAGAAGAATTGCAGATAGTCTCGGAGTCCAGCTTGAAATACGTGATATGAAGTTTTCAGCACTTATAGAAGCTGTCAGAAAGGGAGATGTCGATTTTGTTATAGCCGACATGGCTATAACACCTGAGAGAGAAAAACAAGTCCTCTTTTCTATTCCATATCAGGTAGATTCGTCTACTGTTGTTGTAAAGAAGGGAACACAAATTAGAAGCGTAGAGGATCTAAGAGGCAAGACCATCGGCGTACAAGTGGGAACTGTACAAGAGGATTGGGCTGTTAGAACCCTCGGCAACTATTCAAAAATTGTGAGATATGACAGAGTGTATCCCTATATGGTTGAGGCTTTGCGTAAAGGCGATGTCGATGCGATTGTCGTCGGGGGAGTTGTTGGAGATGCAGTAGTTAAAAGATTTCCAGAGTTTGAAAAAGCGTTTTCAGTAGGAGTGCGCTACAGCGCTGTTGCAATGCCGATATGTGCCTACGATTTAAAACTACAAGTAGATAAAGTGATATACGACATGTTACAAAGCGGCGAAATGGAGCGGCTGATAAACAACTGGGTAGAGAAATGGCTCTATGGCTAA
- a CDS encoding dihydropteroate synthase has protein sequence MHMIAGELGGLKVGDGHPVRIMAVLNISPESFFKGSVAIHNAVEKAMELEKYSDVIDIGAMSTAPYLETWIPPEKELERLKAVLPDIIKNVKVPISVDTYRPQVAEYALKVGASIINDVTGGKLYPEICRIIADYGASVVVVAREKEARRGVDPVARVVYALRESLEHFEKCGVDQRKIVVDPGIGFPLLPQRDEPYVVRGEYRHGDEQWPWWRWDLYIIANLAKLRALNKPILIGVSRKSFLRKITGVESPDEVLPASLAAETIAVLNGAHVVRTHNPRETRQAVRLAESLVKLFQKA, from the coding sequence ATGCATATGATAGCGGGTGAACTAGGTGGTCTTAAAGTCGGAGATGGACACCCAGTGAGAATAATGGCTGTGCTTAACATATCGCCAGAGTCGTTTTTCAAAGGCTCTGTGGCGATACACAATGCCGTTGAAAAAGCTATGGAATTAGAGAAATATAGCGATGTAATAGACATTGGAGCAATGTCGACGGCGCCGTATTTAGAGACATGGATCCCGCCGGAAAAAGAGCTAGAGAGACTTAAGGCCGTTTTGCCAGACATTATAAAAAACGTAAAGGTTCCAATAAGCGTAGATACATACAGGCCCCAAGTGGCTGAATACGCCTTGAAGGTAGGCGCCTCTATAATAAACGACGTCACAGGGGGGAAGCTATACCCAGAGATATGCCGCATTATTGCAGATTACGGCGCCTCGGTGGTGGTAGTAGCTAGAGAAAAAGAGGCGAGAAGAGGCGTAGACCCTGTGGCTAGAGTTGTCTATGCGTTAAGAGAATCCCTAGAACATTTTGAAAAATGTGGCGTAGATCAGAGAAAAATAGTCGTAGACCCTGGGATAGGCTTTCCATTACTTCCACAGAGAGACGAACCTTATGTAGTCAGAGGCGAGTATAGACACGGAGATGAACAATGGCCATGGTGGAGGTGGGATCTATACATAATAGCTAATCTAGCCAAACTCAGGGCGTTAAATAAGCCTATTTTAATAGGCGTGTCTAGAAAATCCTTTCTCAGGAAGATAACTGGCGTAGAAAGCCCAGACGAAGTGTTACCGGCCTCTCTAGCCGCCGAGACAATAGCCGTTCTTAACGGCGCCCACGTAGTAAGGACGCACAATCCCCGCGAGACTAGACAGGCAGTTCGCCTTGCCGAGAGTTTAGTAAAACTCTTTCAAAAAGCTTAA
- the metG gene encoding methionine--tRNA ligase → MAKYVIGSAWPYVQTVPHLGNLIGSVLSADVYARYLRFRGHDVVFVSGSDMHGTPIEVEAIQLGVDPEEYAKKMHQIVAELFKRWDISFDLYTHTHSDTHIKFVQNFFLKIYNNGYIFTKEEEVPYCPRDKIYLPDRFIIGKCPYCGYERARGDQCENCGRLLDPKQLIEPRCAICGSRPEWRITKHWYLDLRKLEDRIRKYVEENPHLPPNAKEMSLGMLKEGLKPRAITRDNKWGIPAPFPGAEGKTIYVWFEAVLGYISAVVELFREDAGKWERYWKDPETKIVFFVGKDNIPFHVIILPALLLANGEGYTLPTTTASTEYLLYEGDKFSKSRRWGIWIDEALQLMPPDYWRFILIYIRPENRDTSFTWALALEIINKIMNDDVGNYINRVLTFIKNRMGGVVPPPGAPTREDEEFINRVIQLFKKAEKHYDAIELKDALHTVVEIAREGNRYLNARAPWELLRRDIEVANAVMYRAYWSLKTIAAGLTPVTPRSAAELWKMLGISQPSWDEAYKPPTPGTPLGDVRPLFRKFTEEEVKDMLKKLEELRSQRASKKYPWEQVLL, encoded by the coding sequence GTGGCTAAATACGTAATTGGATCTGCGTGGCCCTACGTCCAGACGGTGCCCCATCTCGGCAATTTAATAGGCTCTGTCCTATCTGCAGATGTATACGCCAGATATCTACGTTTCCGTGGCCACGACGTGGTATTTGTATCTGGTAGCGATATGCATGGAACGCCGATAGAGGTGGAGGCTATACAACTGGGGGTAGACCCAGAGGAGTATGCGAAAAAAATGCACCAGATCGTCGCCGAACTTTTTAAAAGATGGGACATATCTTTCGATCTCTACACTCACACTCACTCAGACACCCATATAAAATTTGTCCAAAACTTCTTTCTAAAGATATATAATAATGGCTATATATTTACAAAAGAAGAAGAGGTGCCATACTGTCCCAGAGACAAGATATATCTACCCGATAGATTTATCATTGGCAAATGTCCCTACTGTGGTTACGAGAGAGCTAGGGGAGACCAATGTGAAAACTGCGGCCGCCTTCTAGATCCCAAACAGTTGATAGAGCCGAGATGCGCCATATGTGGCTCAAGACCAGAGTGGCGTATTACAAAACACTGGTATCTCGACTTGAGAAAACTAGAGGATAGAATAAGGAAATATGTAGAGGAGAACCCCCATCTTCCGCCCAATGCCAAAGAGATGTCTCTAGGGATGTTGAAAGAGGGGCTAAAGCCGCGGGCAATTACAAGAGATAACAAATGGGGCATACCTGCGCCATTTCCAGGGGCGGAGGGTAAGACTATATATGTTTGGTTTGAGGCCGTGCTTGGGTATATATCCGCCGTAGTTGAGCTCTTTAGAGAGGACGCCGGTAAATGGGAACGCTATTGGAAAGACCCAGAGACAAAAATTGTATTTTTCGTAGGCAAAGACAACATTCCATTTCACGTCATTATACTACCTGCGCTTCTTCTTGCAAATGGCGAAGGCTACACCCTCCCGACCACTACTGCATCTACCGAATATCTCTTATATGAAGGTGACAAGTTTTCTAAAAGCAGGAGGTGGGGTATATGGATAGACGAAGCTCTCCAACTTATGCCGCCAGACTACTGGCGCTTTATCCTCATCTATATCCGCCCAGAAAATAGAGACACAAGTTTTACCTGGGCTCTTGCGTTGGAGATCATAAATAAAATCATGAATGACGACGTGGGAAACTACATAAATAGAGTGCTTACTTTCATCAAAAATAGAATGGGTGGGGTTGTGCCTCCGCCTGGCGCGCCTACTAGAGAAGATGAGGAGTTTATCAATAGAGTAATACAGTTGTTTAAGAAGGCAGAGAAACATTACGACGCCATAGAGCTAAAAGACGCCCTCCACACCGTGGTAGAAATAGCTAGAGAGGGCAACCGGTATCTTAACGCCAGAGCTCCCTGGGAGCTCCTACGTAGAGACATAGAAGTCGCAAACGCAGTTATGTACCGCGCCTATTGGTCGCTTAAAACTATAGCTGCCGGCTTAACGCCAGTTACGCCGAGAAGCGCCGCTGAGCTCTGGAAGATGCTTGGCATTTCACAGCCAAGTTGGGACGAGGCCTATAAACCACCGACGCCAGGTACTCCGCTGGGGGATGTAAGGCCGTTGTTTAGAAAATTCACAGAGGAAGAGGTAAAAGACATGTTGAAGAAGCTTGAGGAGTTGAGAAGCCAGAGAGCCTCTAAGAAATACCCCTGGGAACAAGTGTTGCTCTAG